One genomic region from Gadus morhua chromosome 9, gadMor3.0, whole genome shotgun sequence encodes:
- the shisal1b gene encoding protein shisa-like-1a isoform X1 translates to MTLTSRQSFNVLTVVFLLLSSAALSAHYRVCEPYSDLKGRYHFGFHCPRLSDNKTYMFCCHHNNTAFKYCCNETEFQTVMQINLTSTTDGYAHNNYTALVGVWIYGFFVMVLLALDFLYYSAINYELCRVYLEKWGLGGRWLKKARSQWHQSMPAESEAQAVPMMPAHYQPQQSLRGESRSPTLLPYNTSTAW, encoded by the exons ATGACTCTCACCAGCAGACAGTCCTTCAATGTCCTGACGGTGGTGTTCCTCCTGCTGTCCAGCGCAG CTCTCTCGGCCCACTACCGCGTGTGCGAACCCTACTCCGACCTCAAGGGGCGCTACCACTTTGGCTTCCACTGTCCGCGCCTCTCGGACAACAAGACGTACATGTTCTGCTGCCACCACAACAACACCGCCTTCAAGTACTGCTGCAACGAGACCGAGTTCCAGACCGTCATGCAGATcaacctcacctccaccactgacggctacgcgcacaa TAACTACACTGCCCTGGTGGGCGTGTGGATCTACGGCTTCTTCGTCATGGTGCTGCTGGCCCTGGACTTCCTGTACTACTCGGCCATCAACTACGAGCTGTGCCGGGTGTACCTGGAGAAGTGGGGCCTGGGGGGCCGCTGGCTGAAGAAGGCCCGCAGCCAGTGGCACCAGTCCATGCCGGCGGAGAGCGAGGCCCAGGCCGTGCCCATGATGCCGGCCCACTACCAGCCCCAGCAGAGCCTGAGGGGGGAGAGCCGCAGCCCCACGCTGCTGCCCTACAACACCTCCACCGCCTGGTGA
- the shisal1b gene encoding protein shisa-like-1a isoform X2 translates to MTLTSRQSFNVLTVVFLLLSSAALSAHYRVCEPYSDLKGRYHFGFHCPRLSDNKTYMFCCHHNNTAFKYCCNETEFQTVMQINLTSTTDGYAHNNYTALVGVWIYGFFVMVLLALDFLYYSAINYELCRVYLEKWGLGGRWLKKARSQWHQSMPAESEAQAVPMMPAHYQPQQSLRGESRSPTLLPYNTSTA, encoded by the exons ATGACTCTCACCAGCAGACAGTCCTTCAATGTCCTGACGGTGGTGTTCCTCCTGCTGTCCAGCGCAG CTCTCTCGGCCCACTACCGCGTGTGCGAACCCTACTCCGACCTCAAGGGGCGCTACCACTTTGGCTTCCACTGTCCGCGCCTCTCGGACAACAAGACGTACATGTTCTGCTGCCACCACAACAACACCGCCTTCAAGTACTGCTGCAACGAGACCGAGTTCCAGACCGTCATGCAGATcaacctcacctccaccactgacggctacgcgcacaa TAACTACACTGCCCTGGTGGGCGTGTGGATCTACGGCTTCTTCGTCATGGTGCTGCTGGCCCTGGACTTCCTGTACTACTCGGCCATCAACTACGAGCTGTGCCGGGTGTACCTGGAGAAGTGGGGCCTGGGGGGCCGCTGGCTGAAGAAGGCCCGCAGCCAGTGGCACCAGTCCATGCCGGCGGAGAGCGAGGCCCAGGCCGTGCCCATGATGCCGGCCCACTACCAGCCCCAGCAGAGCCTGAGGGGGGAGAGCCGCAGCCCCACGCTGCTGCCCTACAACACCTCCACCGCCTG